One genomic region from Egicoccus sp. AB-alg2 encodes:
- a CDS encoding plastocyanin/azurin family copper-binding protein: protein MFRLRSTSLAVLAAATLLAGCGGSPGAADDTPVDPSAVGTPDDDGVLRVVGTDTLQWDPPALSAPAGEIVFELQCEERVNHNLVVGDERTLVAECGPGESAQGSLELEPGDHPFVCTIPGHESSMRGTLTVE from the coding sequence GTGTTCCGCCTGCGCAGCACGAGCCTCGCCGTCCTCGCCGCCGCCACGCTGCTGGCGGGCTGCGGCGGGTCCCCCGGCGCGGCCGACGACACACCGGTCGACCCCTCGGCCGTGGGAACGCCCGATGACGACGGCGTGCTCCGGGTCGTGGGCACGGACACGCTGCAGTGGGATCCGCCGGCCCTGTCCGCCCCGGCCGGCGAGATCGTGTTCGAACTGCAGTGCGAGGAACGCGTCAACCACAACCTCGTGGTGGGTGACGAGCGCACGCTCGTCGCCGAGTGCGGCCCCGGCGAGAGCGCCCAGGGCAGCCTCGAACTGGAACCGGGCGACCACCCCTTCGTGTGCACGATCCCGGGACACGAGTCCTCGATGCGGGGCACGCTCACCGTCGAGTAG